The following coding sequences are from one uncultured Bacteroides sp. window:
- a CDS encoding nitronate monooxygenase produces the protein MKMLTIGDLKARIPIIQGGMGVGISLSGLASAVANEGGIGIISTAGLGLLYNKLSANFAEASILGLKEEIRKTREKAKGVVGVNVMVAMTNFADMVKTAIAEKIDIVFSGAGLPLDLPSFLEKDSTTKLVPIVSSARAVRVICEKWMSHYNYLPDAIVVEGPKAGGHLGFKENQIADGDFSLEEILPQIVAEVALFEQKYNKKIPVIAAGGIYTGEDIYKMMELGASGVQLGTRFVTTDECDASLAFKEQYINAKEIDIEIIKSPVGMPGRAIFSSFIKQVKEGIKQPKSCPFHCIKTCDISKSPYCIMLALYSAFKGNFTNGYAFAGSNAYRATRIMSVKETISGLMKEWKEKELFSKK, from the coding sequence ATGAAAATGTTGACTATTGGAGATTTAAAGGCTCGTATTCCTATTATTCAAGGCGGAATGGGCGTTGGTATATCTTTATCCGGCTTAGCATCGGCTGTAGCAAATGAAGGTGGAATTGGTATTATTTCTACTGCCGGGTTGGGGCTATTGTACAATAAATTATCGGCAAATTTTGCTGAAGCTAGTATTTTAGGTCTTAAAGAAGAAATTAGGAAAACTCGCGAGAAGGCAAAAGGTGTCGTGGGAGTAAATGTGATGGTAGCTATGACAAACTTTGCTGATATGGTAAAGACTGCTATCGCTGAAAAAATAGATATTGTGTTTAGCGGAGCAGGACTTCCTCTTGACTTGCCTAGTTTTTTAGAAAAAGATAGTACCACGAAACTTGTACCAATTGTTTCATCGGCCCGCGCTGTTAGAGTTATTTGTGAGAAATGGATGAGCCATTATAACTATTTGCCTGATGCGATTGTGGTAGAAGGACCTAAAGCAGGCGGTCATTTGGGATTTAAAGAGAATCAGATTGCTGATGGAGATTTCTCTCTCGAAGAGATATTGCCTCAGATTGTGGCTGAAGTGGCTTTGTTTGAGCAAAAGTATAATAAGAAGATTCCTGTTATAGCAGCAGGAGGTATATATACCGGAGAAGATATCTATAAAATGATGGAACTTGGAGCATCTGGTGTACAGTTGGGAACTCGTTTTGTTACCACTGATGAGTGTGATGCATCTCTTGCTTTTAAAGAGCAGTATATCAATGCAAAAGAGATAGATATTGAAATCATAAAAAGCCCGGTGGGAATGCCAGGACGTGCTATTTTTAGTTCTTTCATCAAACAAGTAAAAGAGGGAATAAAACAACCAAAGTCTTGTCCTTTTCATTGCATCAAAACGTGTGATATCTCTAAAAGCCCGTATTGTATTATGCTGGCTCTCTATAGTGCTTTCAAAGGTAATTTCACAAATGGTTATGCTTTTGCTGGATCAAATGCTTATAGAGCAACTCGTATAATGAGTGTGAAAGAGACTATTTCAGGCTTAATGAAAGAATGGAAAGAGAAAGAGCTTTTTTCAAAGAAATAG
- the glyA gene encoding serine hydroxymethyltransferase yields MKRDDLIFDIIEKEHQRQLKGIELIASENFVSDQVMQAMGSCLTNKYAEGYPGKRYYGGCEVVDQSEQIAINRLKEIFGAEWANVQPHSGAQANAAVFLAVLNPGDKFLGLNLSHGGHLSHGSLVNTSGIIYTPCEYNVKQETGRVDYDQMEEVALREKPKMIIGGGSAYSREWDYKRMREIADKIGAILMIDMAHPAGLIAAGLLENPLKFAHIVTSTTHKTLRGPRGGVILMGKDFPNPWGKKTPKGEIKMMSQLLDSAVFPGIQGGPLEHVIAAKAVAFGECLQPEYKEYQKQVQKNAAALAQALTDRGFNIISGGTDNHSMLVDLRGKYPELTGKVAEKALVAADITVNKNMVPFDTRSAFQTSGIRLGTPAITTRGAKEDLMLEIAEMIETVLSNVEDEKVVAQVRAHVNKTMEKYPLFAY; encoded by the coding sequence ATGAAAAGAGACGATTTAATTTTCGATATTATCGAAAAAGAGCATCAACGCCAGCTCAAAGGTATCGAGCTAATTGCATCAGAGAATTTCGTAAGTGACCAAGTAATGCAGGCAATGGGTTCCTGCCTAACTAATAAATATGCTGAAGGCTATCCTGGGAAACGCTATTATGGTGGCTGTGAAGTAGTAGACCAAAGTGAACAAATAGCTATTAACCGCTTGAAAGAAATATTCGGAGCAGAATGGGCTAACGTACAACCTCATTCAGGTGCACAAGCCAATGCGGCTGTTTTCTTAGCTGTTCTTAATCCCGGAGATAAATTTCTCGGCTTAAATTTGTCTCATGGTGGACATTTATCTCACGGCTCATTAGTTAACACTTCCGGTATAATTTATACTCCATGTGAATATAACGTAAAACAGGAAACAGGAAGAGTAGATTATGATCAAATGGAAGAGGTTGCGTTACGTGAGAAGCCTAAAATGATTATTGGTGGTGGCTCTGCCTACTCTCGCGAATGGGATTACAAACGTATGCGCGAAATAGCCGACAAGATTGGTGCAATATTAATGATTGATATGGCTCACCCTGCCGGACTAATTGCAGCCGGATTGCTTGAGAACCCGCTTAAATTTGCTCATATTGTTACTTCAACCACTCATAAGACACTTCGCGGTCCTCGCGGTGGTGTCATTCTGATGGGTAAAGATTTTCCTAACCCATGGGGCAAGAAAACTCCGAAAGGAGAAATCAAAATGATGTCTCAGCTGTTGGATTCAGCAGTATTCCCCGGTATACAAGGTGGCCCGCTAGAACATGTTATTGCAGCAAAAGCGGTAGCTTTTGGTGAATGCCTGCAACCTGAGTACAAGGAATACCAAAAACAAGTACAGAAAAATGCTGCTGCATTAGCACAAGCATTAACAGACCGGGGATTCAACATTATTTCCGGAGGAACAGATAATCATTCCATGTTGGTTGATCTTCGTGGGAAATATCCCGAACTAACAGGAAAAGTAGCAGAGAAAGCATTAGTAGCGGCAGATATCACTGTAAATAAAAACATGGTACCATTTGATACCCGCTCTGCCTTCCAGACTTCAGGTATCCGCTTGGGTACTCCTGCCATCACTACTCGTGGCGCCAAAGAAGATTTAATGTTGGAAATTGCCGAGATGATCGAAACAGTACTCTCTAATGTAGAAGATGAGAAAGTGGTAGCACAAGTACGTGCCCATGTGAACAAAACAATGGAAAAGTATCCGCTATTTGCTTATTAA
- a CDS encoding flavin reductase family protein: MKQDWKPGTMIYPLPAVLVSCGNDESEYNLITLSWVGTICTNPPMCYISLRPERHSYDIIKKNMEFVINLTIKDMAFATDWCGVRSGKDYNKFEEMKLTPGKCSIVNAPLIEESPLCIECKVKEIVTLGSHDMFIADVVNVRADEKYLNKETGKLELAKTNPLVYVHGNYFGIGEEIGKFGWSVEKKKNK; encoded by the coding sequence ATGAAACAAGACTGGAAACCAGGAACCATGATATATCCGTTACCTGCCGTATTGGTAAGTTGCGGGAATGATGAAAGTGAATATAATCTTATAACCCTATCGTGGGTAGGCACTATTTGTACTAATCCACCCATGTGTTATATTTCCCTCCGTCCAGAGAGACATTCTTACGACATTATAAAGAAGAACATGGAATTTGTAATAAACCTCACCATTAAGGATATGGCTTTTGCTACCGATTGGTGTGGAGTACGTTCCGGTAAAGATTACAATAAGTTCGAAGAAATGAAGCTCACTCCGGGTAAATGTTCCATTGTGAATGCTCCGCTAATAGAAGAATCTCCTCTTTGCATCGAATGCAAGGTAAAAGAAATTGTGACATTAGGTTCACACGACATGTTTATCGCAGATGTGGTTAATGTACGTGCCGACGAGAAGTATCTTAATAAGGAAACCGGCAAACTGGAGCTAGCCAAAACAAATCCTTTAGTTTATGTACATGGCAACTATTTCGGTATTGGTGAGGAAATAGGTAAGTTTGGATGGTCAGTGGAAAAGAAAAAAAATAAATAA
- a CDS encoding YiiX/YebB-like N1pC/P60 family cysteine hydrolase, which produces MYIKLLLVALLSFLYPHPDSFNLQNGDLIFQESCNGQINNAIKGVTSSVDKYQFTHVGMVYIKDNDSIYVIEATTPKVKITPLVEYLYPEKEKACYPKSVVGRLKAKYQPCIPQAIAEALPLIGKDYDYAYDLSNDKYYCSELIYLILLKANGGVPVFELNKMTFKSKQTNDFLPEWVAHFKKQKIAIPEGKPGINPGAMSKAKVIDIVHYYE; this is translated from the coding sequence ATGTATATAAAACTATTATTAGTGGCTCTCCTTTCTTTTTTATATCCGCATCCGGATAGCTTCAATTTGCAAAATGGAGACCTTATATTTCAAGAATCATGCAATGGACAAATCAACAATGCCATTAAAGGAGTAACTTCTAGTGTAGACAAGTATCAATTTACCCATGTGGGCATGGTTTACATAAAAGACAACGACAGCATTTATGTCATTGAAGCCACTACTCCGAAAGTAAAAATTACTCCATTGGTAGAATATCTATATCCAGAAAAAGAAAAAGCATGTTATCCTAAGTCTGTTGTCGGGAGACTAAAAGCTAAATATCAACCTTGCATTCCTCAAGCAATAGCCGAAGCATTGCCCCTCATAGGAAAGGACTATGACTATGCCTACGATTTGAGTAATGATAAATATTACTGTTCAGAACTAATCTATCTCATTCTCTTAAAAGCAAACGGAGGAGTACCAGTCTTTGAATTAAACAAAATGACTTTCAAATCAAAGCAAACAAATGACTTTTTACCAGAATGGGTGGCTCATTTTAAAAAGCAAAAGATAGCAATTCCTGAAGGAAAACCAGGGATTAATCCCGGAGCTATGTCAAAAGCTAAAGTAATCGATATTGTTCACTACTATGAATAA
- a CDS encoding TM2 domain-containing protein — translation MDTQKVDMFIMGNGKYLPEEKLHYIRERLESLDENKWNYISTMQFKNPTVSLIISIFLGCYGIDRFYLGHIGLGIGKLITCGGFGIWAIIDWFMIMDATKEANFEKFCMLL, via the coding sequence ATGGACACTCAAAAAGTCGACATGTTCATCATGGGAAATGGTAAATATTTACCAGAAGAAAAGTTACATTATATCCGTGAAAGGTTAGAATCTTTAGATGAAAACAAATGGAACTACATATCAACGATGCAATTCAAAAATCCAACTGTATCATTAATCATTTCAATCTTTTTAGGATGTTATGGCATTGACCGTTTTTATCTTGGCCATATAGGATTAGGTATCGGTAAGTTAATTACTTGTGGTGGATTTGGTATTTGGGCTATCATAGACTGGTTTATGATTATGGATGCTACTAAAGAAGCTAACTTCGAAAAATTTTGCATGCTACTATAA
- a CDS encoding porin family protein, which yields MKRVSLLLIGICCVCSLMGQNTDAKIPNSRRVNFGIKSGFNSSMYLVSKLEIDGAKIKDTQNNYKIGYFASVFARLNLGKHYIQPEVTYSISRCEIQFDKLGNHTSDIAPDYATVNSTIHSIEFPLLYGYNIVKKGPYGMSIFGGPKIKYFQKKHNKVTFENFDQNDLKEELYPLNISGVFGVGVNITNIYFDFRYELGFRNISKRITDASSENENSSESIVFDRRETALSFSLGIIF from the coding sequence ATGAAAAGAGTCTCACTCCTTTTAATTGGTATATGCTGCGTCTGTTCACTCATGGGACAAAATACAGATGCTAAAATCCCTAATAGCCGAAGAGTAAATTTTGGTATTAAAAGCGGATTTAATTCTTCCATGTATCTCGTATCCAAACTAGAGATAGATGGGGCTAAAATAAAGGATACTCAAAACAATTACAAAATAGGCTATTTTGCCTCAGTCTTTGCCCGTCTCAATTTGGGGAAACATTATATACAGCCTGAAGTGACATATTCCATTAGCCGATGTGAGATTCAATTCGATAAATTGGGTAACCATACTTCTGATATTGCACCGGATTATGCTACCGTTAACTCGACTATCCATAGCATAGAGTTCCCACTATTATATGGATATAACATAGTAAAAAAAGGTCCGTATGGAATGTCTATTTTCGGAGGTCCCAAAATAAAATACTTTCAAAAGAAACATAACAAAGTTACTTTTGAGAATTTTGATCAAAACGATTTAAAAGAAGAGCTATACCCTCTCAATATTAGCGGTGTGTTTGGAGTCGGGGTTAATATAACCAATATCTATTTTGATTTTCGTTATGAATTGGGATTTCGAAATATTTCTAAAAGGATTACTGATGCTTCATCCGAGAATGAAAATAGTAGTGAATCAATTGTTTTTGATCGCAGGGAAACAGCACTAAGCTTTTCTTTAGGGATAATCTTTTAA
- the pyrI gene encoding aspartate carbamoyltransferase regulatory subunit, producing the protein MNKNKQALQVAALKNGTVIDHIPSEKLFTVVSLLGLEHMGNNITIGFNLESKKLGKKGIIKIADKFFCDEEINRISVVAPHVKLNIIRDYEVVEKKEVYMPDELKGIVKCANPKCITNNEPMATLFHVTDKDNCVIKCHYCEKEQKREEIVIL; encoded by the coding sequence ATGAATAAGAATAAACAAGCTTTACAGGTAGCCGCTTTAAAGAACGGGACTGTTATAGATCATATACCATCGGAGAAACTTTTTACAGTAGTGTCTTTGTTGGGATTGGAACATATGGGAAACAATATAACCATAGGTTTCAATCTCGAAAGTAAAAAACTTGGGAAAAAAGGAATTATCAAGATTGCCGATAAATTCTTTTGTGATGAAGAAATTAATCGCATCTCTGTTGTTGCTCCTCATGTTAAGTTGAATATTATCCGTGACTATGAGGTAGTAGAAAAAAAAGAAGTATATATGCCGGATGAACTCAAAGGTATTGTAAAATGTGCCAACCCGAAGTGTATTACTAATAATGAACCGATGGCTACATTGTTTCATGTTACAGACAAAGACAATTGCGTCATCAAATGTCACTATTGCGAAAAAGAACAAAAAAGAGAAGAAATCGTTATTTTATGA
- the pyrB gene encoding aspartate carbamoyltransferase, with the protein MDNRSLVTIAEYSKDKILYMLDMAQQFEKNPNRKILEGKVIATLFFEPSTRTRLSFETAANRLGARVIGFSDPKATSSSKGETLKDTIMMVSNYADVIVMRHHLEGAARYASEIAPVPIVNAGDGANQHPSQTMLDLYSIYKTQGTLENLNIYLVGDLKYGRTVHSLLMAMRHFNPTFHFIAPDELKMPEEYKLYCKQNHIKYVEHTDFTEKIIADADILYMTRVQRERFTDMMEYERVKNVYILKKKMLESSRPNMKILHPLPRVNEIANDVDESPKAYYFQQALNGLYARQAILCDVLGITLQDIM; encoded by the coding sequence ATGGATAACAGGAGTTTAGTGACCATAGCAGAGTATTCTAAAGACAAAATACTCTATATGCTTGACATGGCACAACAGTTTGAGAAGAACCCCAATAGAAAAATTCTGGAAGGAAAAGTGATTGCCACTCTGTTTTTTGAACCTTCCACCCGCACCCGTCTTAGTTTTGAAACAGCCGCCAATCGCCTCGGAGCACGAGTAATTGGTTTCAGTGATCCCAAAGCCACAAGTTCTTCCAAAGGAGAAACCCTTAAAGATACCATTATGATGGTAAGTAATTATGCTGATGTTATTGTTATGAGGCACCATCTTGAAGGAGCTGCCCGATATGCCAGCGAAATAGCTCCTGTCCCTATAGTGAATGCAGGCGATGGTGCCAACCAACATCCTTCGCAAACAATGCTTGACCTATACTCCATTTACAAAACTCAAGGAACACTTGAGAACCTTAACATTTATCTGGTAGGCGACTTGAAGTACGGACGTACCGTTCACTCTTTACTTATGGCTATGCGCCATTTTAATCCAACCTTTCACTTTATTGCTCCCGATGAGCTGAAAATGCCCGAAGAATATAAATTATACTGTAAACAGAACCATATTAAATATGTGGAGCATACTGATTTCACCGAAAAAATCATAGCCGATGCAGATATTTTATATATGACCCGGGTACAGCGTGAGCGTTTTACTGATATGATGGAGTATGAAAGGGTTAAGAATGTCTATATCCTAAAGAAAAAGATGTTAGAAAGTAGCCGCCCTAATATGAAGATACTTCACCCGCTACCTCGTGTCAACGAAATTGCCAATGATGTAGATGAAAGCCCTAAAGCTTATTATTTTCAACAAGCTTTAAACGGCTTATACGCACGACAAGCCATCTTGTGTGATGTATTGGGAATCACATTACAAGATATTATGTAA